GACCGGGCTCGTCGGGCGGTGCTACGGCGACCCAGGTATCGCTGCGTCCGGTCATCGGATCAGTCGGTACGCGGCGCAGGTAGCGCTTGTCGGCGAGTTCCTGAAGGGTTTCGGGAAAGCGCCCGGTATCGGCGCGATATTTGTCGAGCGCGTCGCGCATCACGGCGAGGGATTCGCGCAGCGAGGCTTCGCGTGCCCGGTCGA
The sequence above is drawn from the Candidatus Hydrogenedentota bacterium genome and encodes:
- a CDS encoding prepilin-type N-terminal cleavage/methylation domain-containing protein codes for the protein MRARRKGFTLIELLVVMSVIATLLTIAVPRYFVHLDRAREASLRESLAVMRDALDKYRADTGRFPETLQELADKRYLRRVPTDPMTGRSDTWVAVAPPDEPG